From Zingiber officinale cultivar Zhangliang chromosome 5B, Zo_v1.1, whole genome shotgun sequence, the proteins below share one genomic window:
- the LOC121983815 gene encoding uncharacterized protein LOC121983815 isoform X1, producing METKALTEEAISMAEKKMNMSLDDIIKMSKKNAAKGKRPPRPPIKNNGFQNRNPSHGNAVLHGFMDSRSSIRQGVLAKRRSNVHGNQFPVITEMARKAAAISVQNRMRNPNGRCVLTPLQRSADADSDIKQLQALDAIFASMNATRMDFVIEKINPGGSMQLVQRPFGSRQQQGRGGRRPRGGVHPGQRHFGSGQRQGRGGPRGGAHGGRRAADRSPSAH from the exons ATGGAAACAAAGGCGTTAACAGAAGAGGCAATCTCAATGGCtgagaagaagatgaacatgAGCTTAG ATGATATTATTAAAATGTCGAAGAAAAATGCTGCTAAAGGGAAAAGACCTCCGAGGCCTCCT ATTAAAAACAACGGCTTTCAGAATAGGAATCCTTCCCATGGTAATGCCGTGCTACATGGATTCATGGATTCCAGATCTTCAATTAGACAG GGTGTGCTTGCAAAGAGAAGGTCAAATGTTCATGGGAATCAATTCCCAGTAATTACAGAGATGGCTAGGAAGGCTGCTGCCATTTCTGTCCAGAACAGGATGAGAAATCCGAATGGCAGATG TGTATTGACACCCCTTCAAAGGAGTGCTGATGCTGACTCCGATATCAAG cagcttcaagcctTGGATGCAATCTTTGCAAGTATGAATGCGAcgaggatggattttgtgatcgAAAAGATTAATCCTGGAGGCAGCATGCAGTTGGTACAGAGGCCCTTTGGCTCAAGGCAGCAGCAAGGAAGAGGTGGTCGTCGCCCTCGAGGTGGTGTTCATCCGGGACAAAGGCACTTTGGCTCAGGGCAACGGCAAGGAAGAGGTGGCCCTCGTGGTGGTGCTCATGGTGGGCGTCGTGCTGCTGATCGATCGCCTTCAGCTCACTGA
- the LOC121983815 gene encoding uncharacterized protein LOC121983815 isoform X3, with the protein METKALTEEAISMAEKKMNMSLDDIIKMSKKNAAKGKRPPRPPNRNPSHGNAVLHGFMDSRSSIRQGVLAKRRSNVHGNQFPVITEMARKAAAISVQNRMRNPNGRCVLTPLQRSADADSDIKQLQALDAIFASMNATRMDFVIEKINPGGSMQLVQRPFGSRQQQGRGGRRPRGGVHPGQRHFGSGQRQGRGGPRGGAHGGRRAADRSPSAH; encoded by the exons ATGGAAACAAAGGCGTTAACAGAAGAGGCAATCTCAATGGCtgagaagaagatgaacatgAGCTTAG ATGATATTATTAAAATGTCGAAGAAAAATGCTGCTAAAGGGAAAAGACCTCCGAGGCCTCCT AATAGGAATCCTTCCCATGGTAATGCCGTGCTACATGGATTCATGGATTCCAGATCTTCAATTAGACAG GGTGTGCTTGCAAAGAGAAGGTCAAATGTTCATGGGAATCAATTCCCAGTAATTACAGAGATGGCTAGGAAGGCTGCTGCCATTTCTGTCCAGAACAGGATGAGAAATCCGAATGGCAGATG TGTATTGACACCCCTTCAAAGGAGTGCTGATGCTGACTCCGATATCAAG cagcttcaagcctTGGATGCAATCTTTGCAAGTATGAATGCGAcgaggatggattttgtgatcgAAAAGATTAATCCTGGAGGCAGCATGCAGTTGGTACAGAGGCCCTTTGGCTCAAGGCAGCAGCAAGGAAGAGGTGGTCGTCGCCCTCGAGGTGGTGTTCATCCGGGACAAAGGCACTTTGGCTCAGGGCAACGGCAAGGAAGAGGTGGCCCTCGTGGTGGTGCTCATGGTGGGCGTCGTGCTGCTGATCGATCGCCTTCAGCTCACTGA
- the LOC121983815 gene encoding uncharacterized protein LOC121983815 isoform X2, translating into METKALTEEAISMAEKKMNMSLDDIIKMSKKNAAKGKRPPRPPIKNNGFQNRNPSHGNAVLHGFMDSRSSIRQGVLAKRRSNVHGNQFPVITEMARKAAAISVQNRMRNPNGRCVLTPLQRSADADSDIKLQALDAIFASMNATRMDFVIEKINPGGSMQLVQRPFGSRQQQGRGGRRPRGGVHPGQRHFGSGQRQGRGGPRGGAHGGRRAADRSPSAH; encoded by the exons ATGGAAACAAAGGCGTTAACAGAAGAGGCAATCTCAATGGCtgagaagaagatgaacatgAGCTTAG ATGATATTATTAAAATGTCGAAGAAAAATGCTGCTAAAGGGAAAAGACCTCCGAGGCCTCCT ATTAAAAACAACGGCTTTCAGAATAGGAATCCTTCCCATGGTAATGCCGTGCTACATGGATTCATGGATTCCAGATCTTCAATTAGACAG GGTGTGCTTGCAAAGAGAAGGTCAAATGTTCATGGGAATCAATTCCCAGTAATTACAGAGATGGCTAGGAAGGCTGCTGCCATTTCTGTCCAGAACAGGATGAGAAATCCGAATGGCAGATG TGTATTGACACCCCTTCAAAGGAGTGCTGATGCTGACTCCGATATCAAG cttcaagcctTGGATGCAATCTTTGCAAGTATGAATGCGAcgaggatggattttgtgatcgAAAAGATTAATCCTGGAGGCAGCATGCAGTTGGTACAGAGGCCCTTTGGCTCAAGGCAGCAGCAAGGAAGAGGTGGTCGTCGCCCTCGAGGTGGTGTTCATCCGGGACAAAGGCACTTTGGCTCAGGGCAACGGCAAGGAAGAGGTGGCCCTCGTGGTGGTGCTCATGGTGGGCGTCGTGCTGCTGATCGATCGCCTTCAGCTCACTGA
- the LOC121987959 gene encoding NAC domain-containing protein 67-like — MATTTGGTATAIPIGYRFLPTDKELIVDYLANRVAGKLVPSTAVVEADVYGTEPWNLLRNGDQEGYFFAMRKRKNAVGTRVDRRAGTGTWTLYSKKEESVTTLDAEGREIAVGCKSSLSFNDGKSKNSGWIMHEYELLSDAGVFQTQVLCHIKNRAGKMKKRSAADIPTTRPHESALSPECTAETPPKRSYEAANFPSALFPECTAQPPPKRSQPHEAALFSECTAQPPAKRVCNWQLPMFLEQSPEPSPSSCDDDQAFCAQILASLVQLEEGSECSNFLSPWVQLSPSSCDEDQAFCTQQLLAPLVQLEEENEWSDFLSPWVQLGQASDAFGSEDLDQIWLGDEFDL, encoded by the coding sequence ATGGCGACGACGACGGGCGGAACGGCGACGGCGATTCCCATCGGCTATCGCTTTCTTCCGACAGATAAAGAGCTCATTGTCGACTATCTGGCTAATAGAGTAGCTGGAAAGCTAGTGCCGTCAACGGCGGTCGTCGAAGCCGACGTCTACGGCACCGAACCGTGGAATCTTTTGAGGAATGGCGACCAAGAAGGCTACTTTTTCGCCATGAGAAAGCGCAAGAACGCTGTCGGAACGAGGGTGGATCGAAGGGCTGGAACAGGGACTTGGACCCTGTACAGCAAGAAAGAAGAATCTGTGACCACGCTAGATGCCGAAGGACGGGAGATCGCCGTGGGTTGCAAGAGCAGTTTGTCTTTCAACGACGGCAAGAGCAAAAATTCAGGTTGGATCATGCACGAATACGAACTTCTCTCCGACGCCGGCGTCTTCCAGACCCAAGTACTCTGCCATATCAAGAACCGGGCGGGCAAGATGAAGAAGCGATCGGCCGCTGACATTCCGACGACGCGACCGCATGAGTCCGCTCTGTCTCCTGAATGCACTGCTGAGACGCCGCCCAAGAGATCGTACGAGGCCGCTAACTTTCCGTCGGCTCTGTTTCCTGAATGCACCGCACAGCCGCCGCCCAAGAGATCGCAGCCGCATGAGGCCGCTCTGTTTTCTGAATGCACCGCACAGCCACCGGCGAAGAGGGTGTGTAATTGGCAGCTGCCAATGTTTCTTGAGCAGTCTCCTGAACCGTCTCCTTCTTCTTGCGATGATGACCAGGCGTTCTGCGCCCAGATTCTTGCCTCGTTGGTTCAGCTTGAGGAAGGAAGTGAATGTAGTAATTTCCTCTCTCCTTGGGTGCAGCTGTCTCCTTCTTCTTGTGATGAGGATCAGGCCTTCTGCACCCAGCAGCTTCTTGCCCCGTTGGTTCAGCTCGAGGAAGAAAACGAATGGAGTGACTTCCTGTCTCCTTGGGTGCAGCTTGGACAAGCAAGTGATGCTTTTGGCAGCGAAGACCTGGATCAAATTTGGTTGGGTGATGAATTTGATCTCTGA